The sequence GTGTCGAGGCAATCAAGTAGGTCCATGGCTTCAAACTCGTCTACCCAGACACCATAATTGTTTGGCCAAATCAATTTTGGAGATGGGTCAATTGAACAAACGGAGAGGCCTGCTGCAGAGACCTGTTGTGCAACAGCAAGTCCTGCAGGACCACCCCCAACGACTGCAAGGTCCACAACCAGACCCTTTGATGGGTCATACATGGGGAGCTCGACCTCAAGATTCTCTTTTTTGGTTTCCGGAACAAGCTCCAAGACAGCACTACTGCGAGCCCTAACACAAGGATTCCTCCACCATGTCCGATGAGACCTCTTGGAACCAAACCTAAAGTGGTGTTGACCCTCTGAAGAGCATAAAAGATTGCGTTTCTCTGCAAACCCATGAAGTGGGTGTAGCAATCCAAGCTTATTGTGTGCTCTTAACAGAGTACCCATGGAAATCTCAGATGGGTTTTAGAAATCTCGCAAAATCAGAAGAGGGTATCAAGAATTGCAAGTAAACTCTAACTGGACTTGGAGATTCCCGCCTTCTGACCTGAATCTCGCGAGCTTCTCTGAAATTCACAACTGAGTTTAGCTTAAAACCGCAATTGGACTCTAAGCTTTGACAATTTAAACGGGTCCGGAGAATATTTTGCAAACATATGGATACGAAGAATACGAAAGCACACTTATTTCAGTTGAAACTAGAACACTCCCTGGCAAATTGAATTCAAGAAAAAGTGTTCGAGACTTTGAGTAGAAAGCTTACCGCAGAAGAGGCGTACATATTGGACTTGGAGACGAATATTACAGAAATTGACAAACTATCAGGAAAACACCAGAGGAATTAGAGCTTTAGCGGCCATCGTCGTCGATAAATATTAGTGCGTCTCAGAATTTCGCATAGAAGATGACCTGTGCGTGGTGGGTTTGCTTTCCCCCGTCATGGGTCTTGAGCCTTTGACAAAGCCAGCTGGGTTTTACTTTCCCTAATTACTTTCATGCATAGGCCTACGAAGGAAGTAGTCCTACTTATGAGATTTACCCTTACAAATAGGTATAACtagtttggattttctttttttttttttttttttttNNNNNNNNNNNNNNNNNNNNAAGAATTCTATTCAAAAAAGGGTCAATTAGACAATACAAAGTTCAAAATCTCACCCGGAACATGGGAGCCAAAACCCTCAAAGGGAAGGAAAGAACCCATTTAGACAGAGAGTGGGTTATTCCATTACAATTTCTActagaaataaaggaaaaatgttCCTTGAGAGACATAATATCCTGCACTATGCTCAcaatagaagagagaggagattAAGAAGAAATTGATAGGCTATTTGTGAGTTATTTAGCTAAGATTCCCCAGCCTTGTTGGGgtttgtcttcttttctctcactttGCTACTTTTTGTTGGATAcgtatgtccatcaaacccggtTTATTAATCCAGCCAACACTTTCATCTTTCACCTCTCATTTTTCATCTTTCCTTTGTCATGTTTCATTATTAATATGTTTGGATTCATGTAGTCGAccttattaagttgggataggacttagtttgttgtttattgttgttgttgttgtatcagGCTCAAATAGAGAGGAtgtttattttatgaaaatacATATGGTTACACAATGAGAAAGACCAACAAGTTCCGCTGAGAGACTCAAGACAAACATATTGCCTTCAAAAGAATGAGATTCAAGATTTTAATCAATAACCATATTCCATAAAACATGACAATAAGGATATTAAAATCATGATGAATAATAGTGGGAAAAGGACTCTTAGCAAATTTTACAAGATAAACCACATAACAAAGCCAAGATTGAAGGGGAAAATTCTGCTATTTCACAAATAGTTCATATTTTTCAGCAAATTATTAGTTACTAAAGAATTAGAGTAGACCATGacactgcaaaaaaaaaaaaaaaaaaaaaaggtttatatTTCTGTCGAACATCATTAGAACCACCCAcgattcaaatttaaaaaagagtcaggaaaggaaaaaagaaaaagggtgggAGTTAGGGGAGGTTTTAGTCACAAGAAGCCCAAGCAACCTGTAAAGCAAGGCAAGACAAGAAGGATAATTGAATTGAATATTTACCAGATAAAGGAGTAAAGAATTATATAACCCTCCATTTCTGCAAATATTACACTTCATTGGAAGAACCTGAAAAAGGTTGCCACATCTTTACATATtacaagaggattttttttcttacttaaaGGACTCCCTCAACTATAACATTCAGAATTTAGGACTTATGTACAATTTTTAGCCTCTAAAAAATAACGGCTCTAGGACAAATACTCCCGAGATTGCCATCTCCCTTCATACCTTCCGAACGAGTAACCCATTGGTCGAACCTCAGTTAGATGGAGAAGAGCCGGCTCTATCCCATAATCTGTAAGTGGTCTATGCTCAAGAATATCATCATGACCTCTCACGAAATCAGGAATCTCAATCTCTCCTTTCTTTATATCCTCCCAAAGATATTGGAGGCGGCTAACGTACTTGATCTTCCAGTATAAGCTACAAGTAAACAACAGAGAATGTGTTTCAGCCAAAATGTAATTGAATACCCCAAAAGAGTAATACCCCAACAGTAATCATCAAATTAGATTTTGTGAATATTAACTGCTACTTATATCAAGCCAACACTCACCCTTTACTTAAAAAGAATCTGCCAAGAGTTGCTAAAATGAACCTTGACCGAAGACCAGGGTGCAAGAAGTACACAACACGGAGCCTTTCCTTGTAGCTGGAAGGAAGATCTTCATATATCCACCTCAAGACAGCCATTCCAGGAGAGTTATCTTCCTTCTGTACGGTGCTGTGCATGTAAACAATACAAAATGGCCCTTCTGGCAACTCTATGGATAGCTTATGGAAGATATACTTCTTGACCCGCTCCCCACTAACTACTGGAGCTGGAGATCATGAAATAAGCAAGTAACATCATCTAGGTGTTCCatttattacaattttttttttttaaatccaagtGAAGAGTTCGATCCACATGAAAACTTTCCATCTGTGTGTTTCATTAAACCCCAAATTTCTGCTAAAGCAATCATTTTCTTACAAATTTAGCTGTGACAAAATTCAACGCGTAGAAAATTAATTTCATCAACATTGGTAGAAAATCTGTTATTATCTCACAAAAAGCAATCATTGTTCCCCAGAAATTAATTTCATCAGAGTGTTGCATTTATACACAAATTTTCTTCTAAAgcacaccccccaccccccaaaaaaaaaaaaaaattttagctGACAAGTtccaataaaaatgaaattagcAGAAAAACAAACAAGTCTGGCATCCATCTTCTCTTCCATCTACAATCGATAAGGTAAACAAAGTAGGAGTTTTACTTGAAGCATGAGGACTCACAACAACAGAAAAATTACCCAAGTAAGCACACACAGAATATCTCCTAAATCTATTGAACACTAATTAGGTTATGGTATGCATTCTGGGTCAAGAACGCATTCTAAAATGAAAAAAGTGTTGTTTGGTTTACATTCTTGTTGTCAAATCCAGGGATGCATACAAGAATGAAGCCCATTCTGGAATGGGATTTCAACCCATTCCATGTTCTTACTCTGTAGCCTGACCTTCAGTTGCGTgagcacctctctctctctctctctcctattggaGATGGCAGCAAGTGCACCTTCTGGACTTCAAATGGTAGCTGCAACGTCCTGTATTTCTCCTTCTCCTAGAATTTTCAAGGCTAccactatattttttttctacctCATGGTCTATGCTTACAAAACAAAAATTCCAGCGCAACATTTCTTCTGGAACTTCACATCCAGTCCTGTAAGATTGGACCGGCTTGTTATGAATTCAGTGTCTGACAGAAGAGAGAATAAGCCTCTTCCAGGTTCAGGTGCAGGGGATTCAAGGCGGTGGAAGTGGGTTTGAAAAGGATGGGTGTGGGCGCATTGCTGAATTCGATGGGTGCTGTGAGCGATTGCAATGGCTGGGATGATGCACAGGGTTTTCGCCCATGAGTTGTTTGATGAAATGCATGAGCATTCTAAAACCAAGAATGCATTTTTAACTAAGCGTGTATTCAAACAATATCCTTATTTTCCACTAAGAACACATTCTTCGTTGTGAGAATAGCAATGCAtaacaaacacagcctaaatgtAAATTAGAAGGAACAAGAGAGATGAAATACGAAGAATAAATACAGGCACAGAGAGAAATAGGGACCTGGGAAGTACTTGCCGATGATGCGGAAGATACGATTGCCATTGTTATCAGTACCTTCGACACGGAAGATCTGCAAAGCGTCGAGGTCGGAGAAGTCTTCGTCGGAAAGGTAAGCAGAGAAGTCATTCCAGTTCTCTTTTCCCTCTGAAGATGCTAATAAGAACGGTCGAGTGTCGACACCAAGATCTGAAGCTAGCACCACCACAGAGAAATCCTCCGATGAGCTCCTCAtactccctccctccctcaaaACTCTCTGTAATGTTCAAGGATTCAAGCGATCAGGCATTAGCCCTGAATCTTCAGGGCACCTGAAACGCCACACTGTTTCACAGACTACACCATTTGTTGACAGGTTTTGCTGGCAAACAACGAAACCTTTAGTGAAGAAAAATCTACATTTATACTTGTTCTTACCTTTATCTCAAATAAGTCTATTTTTTGCTGGCAAATAGGAATAGGAAATAGCTAAAACTATAACAAACCCTCTAACCGTTCAACAGAATAATTTGTTTgggttattaccaaaaaaaaaattgttttggtTCGATCAGGTGGGGGTGTCAAATCTGCACAAGCGGGGGAGACAATGAGCGACAGTGAAGATCTACGGCGAGCTATGAAGGACGGTGATGgtcccaaccattggattgaCTCTCGACACACACCTCTACATATGCATTGAGTTTAAGCTTTGTCCAATTATCATTGCTCTTAATCGAAACCAACCGATTACACGGCTGCCAAAGCTCAACCACTTTTAACTCAATTATTTGATATACCTATATTACCCACGAAGTCCCAAACCATAAAAACTAGCTTAATATAACATTTTTAAATATCCAATTTTTAATAGAGAGTGGTAATTCGATgtccccaaaataaaaaataagatccattttattttattggtatttCCTTATGGCCCTATTTTAGGGAGCAAATTTTGGCACGGCCTATTCAGAGTTAAATGATCGAGTAAACCGTATAGACTCTATTTAGTCCAATTGAAGCTCAAAGCCGACCGAACAACAATAAACAATACCATGTTTGCCCAATGTAAGCCCAATTAGTTAAGTAGTCAGTCAAATGCAAGGAGAGAAATTGGTCAAGCCCAATAGGCCGGAGCGAGCCCGaccaaaaaagaatcaaatCCGTAAACTAAAATAAAGCAATGGAAAATAATAGATTCCCGGCTCGATGACATCGTTGGCCAATGTCACACACATCAactaaatttgagaaaattaacCTTAGAGAAACACAGTTGATGTTGGTTTTAAAACAAGGTTTTTAGAacaaattaaaattcaaaatatttgccTTACCTCTCCCTTAATTGTTTCTTAAGTGGCTAGTTTATTTATTGTGGCCCATTTTTGAAGCTAGAAGCATTACGTACGTTATTCAGTTTTGAAGATTCTTTAAGTTACTCCATATAGTGGTTATAAATCTCTACAGTTGCTAGTacacattttctttttaaaagctccttataataatttttttcttcaattcttgaaacaCTTTATATGTCTCCACATAGAAGCTTTTTGAGGTAGCATTCTTCATTTTTGGGAGATCTTTAATGTCTCCTCTTTAAGGctcatttcttccttttggttttaaagctctttatttcctttcttttactctTCATCTCAACTGTCTTATAAATAGATATGAGACTAAAATTTGCAAGATACGAAACAAATCACTTGAGACATCCAAGTGTGTTGtcaagtttttcttttcttgagttTTGTTGGATTTCATATGTCCTTGTAGCATTCGAAGGGGTTTAATAGTCGAGTGCACAGTTACTGGGGGAGCCATTGGGTTGTATCTTGGAGGCCAATTTGCAATATTCTCGATTGCACCAAAGGGGATATCTATGGACTTAAGGACAGTGTCAAGTGATACAACTCAACCGGTCaatttttctaacaatcttTGTTACACGTATCGGGAAAATTTTATGCAAGTGATTGACTGAAAATTCTCCTACCAAGAAGGCAACACTGAAGTTTACTCTCTCAATATTCTGATACATAATTTTCTACGGTTGACAATGGAGTCATGGACCATTACTAAGGAAATAGATTGCCTTGAGTTCAACTCTTTTCCATCACACTATCTATCCAAAGGGGAGATGTTCTGATGTGTTGATTGACATAGATGGGTTAAGAGACGATCAAGAGTACATGATAAGGCAACTGCAAAACACTCAAATATCTCAAAATAAGAATACAACATTTCCTTCTTGAGCTCTATGAACTAGTGTCTTATCCGTATGGCAACTAGCTTCCTAGAAAAATCAGACTTTGATGTTAGATTTTTATTTCTCTAAGATATGCTTTTGCTTAATTGTTTTCAGGTGTTTCTGTATTTGTTTTCTACACTTTATGTTCAGTGGTTTGAAAGAGATCCGGCTCCTCTCTAATTCTTAATCGCCCAATTCTCTTTGTGCGCGTGACACCTGTACATTTTAAAATCCAACGGTTGTCGGGGTAGAGAGGTATTTGAGGGGTTAACATGGGacccagatcctctccaatgcatTAGCCCCTCTAGTGTACATCGGACAGCTGGCAGCAACAGGGCACGCATTTCAAGTGGCTCCCAACCATTCGATATGCATTGGATGGGCTGGTGCACCTGAGAGAATCTCGTTCAATTAAAATGGGTTTGAATTCTACAAACTTCCACAAACTGCTGGATTTTTGAAATATGCATGCGTCGCGCTTATAGAGGGCGTTGGACAATAATTGGGTGGTTAAGAATTGGAGAGAAGCCAAATCCAAAATTTGTGGATGAGAGATATTCATTAAAGCTCCACTTTGTAACATTACAAGGCATGTTGACTTCTGAGAACAAACACTGCACAAGTCAGCAAGAAGAGGGGAACAAATTTTAAGACTAAAATTACTTAATTGTAAATTTAATAAATTTGCAATTAAATATAAGGGACATGTTTTCTACTGGGGAGTGCACCCCTGCACCTAGATATAGGGGGTGCAAAATGTTCACAATACTTCTCCTAATCGATGCCCAAACGTGCACTTTCATTGGCCAAGGCATTAGCGTAGGGGTGCCCGAACAGAACATTTCCccttaaatatatttttgttaCAAAGCAGTAGGACATACAATTATATCAGAATTAGCTTGTAGAATTTCTTATTCTAGAATATAACCCTTGTTTGCTGGTGAAATTATTTGTGGAATGCTAAAGTGATTGATGTCCTCTCTATCTTCATTTAATAGACTTTGGGAGGTGAAGGCAACTTAATAGTAAATAGGGAAGAACTTAGTGCAAGGAAACATTGATCAGGCAGATAGAGGCTAACCCTTTATATGGCAATCCCTTAAAAGGAAGGATAGTTCACATATGATATTGCAATGTAGTCCCTCATTTCTCAAATAGTAACATAAGGTGTTAGGTTtcccctatttttcttttcatgaatTACTGGCCTGACCTAGTATAGAT comes from Macadamia integrifolia cultivar HAES 741 unplaced genomic scaffold, SCU_Mint_v3 scaffold2125, whole genome shotgun sequence and encodes:
- the LOC122065813 gene encoding ganglioside-induced differentiation-associated protein 2-like isoform X2; amino-acid sequence: MRSSSEDFSVVVLASDLGVDTRPFLLASSEGKENWNDFSAYLSDEDFSDLDALQIFRVEGTDNNGNRIFRIIAPVVSGERVKKYIFHKLSIELPEGPFCIVYMHSTVQKEDNSPGMAVLRWIYEDLPSSYKERLRVVYFLHPGLRSRFILATLGRFFLSKGLYWKIKYVSRLQYLWEDIKKGEIEIPDFVRGHDDILEHRPLTDYGIEPALLHLTEVRPMGYSFGRYEGRWQSREYLS
- the LOC122065813 gene encoding ganglioside-induced differentiation-associated protein 2-like isoform X1, producing the protein MRSSSEDFSVVVLASDLGVDTRPFLLASSEGKENWNDFSAYLSDEDFSDLDALQIFRVEGTDNNGNRIFRIIGKYFPAPVVSGERVKKYIFHKLSIELPEGPFCIVYMHSTVQKEDNSPGMAVLRWIYEDLPSSYKERLRVVYFLHPGLRSRFILATLGRFFLSKGLYWKIKYVSRLQYLWEDIKKGEIEIPDFVRGHDDILEHRPLTDYGIEPALLHLTEVRPMGYSFGRYEGRWQSREYLS